The Pristiophorus japonicus isolate sPriJap1 chromosome 3, sPriJap1.hap1, whole genome shotgun sequence genome has a segment encoding these proteins:
- the LOC139258337 gene encoding homeobox protein php-3-like yields MDSTSLQYKLTLETSSDKTGILQDGVRPMEMIPVLSTNFGISSAMSPSPLKTTPSGTCHGLYSEDISTCGSHGIADRELVAVSPEASRFPANQLQSDSHISSFSNYRHNPCTRGEYPTSSSIYQHWPLEYPRAAPAQTHTDPNNLGMSAFSHSQYYGAHFSGGALSTAMPSVSRHLALGFTSQWSTSQIPVHRQRKKRIPYSKLQIAELEKAFEKNRFLTPEVRLNISFKLGLTERQVKIWFQNQRQKEKKLLRVQQPINPNCPGL; encoded by the exons ATGGATTCGACTTCGCTCCAGTACAAATTGACGTTAGAGACATCTAGCGATAAAACAGGAATACTGCAAGATGGAGTGCGGCCTATGGAAATGATACCAGTACTTTCCACTAACTTTGGAATTTCTTCTGCTATGTCTCCGTCGCCTTTGAAAACCACTCCAAGTGGAACGTGCCATGGTTTGTACTCCGAAGATATTTCGACTTGTGGATCGCATGGAATTGCAGATCGGGAGCTAGTTGCTGTGTCACCTGAGGCAAGTCGATTCCCTGCAAACCAGCTTCAAAGTGACAGTCATATATCTTCGTTTAGTAACTACCGGCATAACCCGTGTACCAGAGGTGAATACCCTACAAGCTCCTCAATTTATCAGCATTGGCCTTTAGAGTATCCCCGGGCTGCACCTGCCCAGACCCATACAGATCCCAATAATCTGGGCATGTCTGCCTTTAGCCATTCTCAGTACTACGGAGCACACTTCTCAGGAGGAGCACTCAGCActgcaatgcccagtgtctcaaggCATTTAG CACTGGGCTTTACATCGCAATGGTCAACGTCGCAGATCCCAGTACACAGACAAAGAAAAAAACGAATCCCTTACAGCAAACTGCAAATTGCCGAACtggaaaaggcttttgaaaagaatCGATTCCTCACTCCTGAAGTCCGATTAAACATTTCGTTCAAGTTAGGATTAACAGAAAGGCAG GTAAAAATATGGTTCCAAAACCAGCGACAGAAAGAGAAAAAGCTTCTTCGTGTACAGCAACCAATAAATCCAAATTGTCCCGGACTGTGA